CCAAGCCTCCCGGCGCGGTCATCCCGCTGCTCCAGGCATGCCAGAGGCTGGACTACGAGGCCGAGCTGGCGATCTACATCGGCCAGGCCAACGCGGCCGGCGAGCGGGTCCCGATCGACGAGGCCGAGGACAAAGTGTTCGGCATCGGCCTGCTCAATGATTGGTCGGCCCGGGACGTCCAGGTCTGGGAGCAGGCGCCGCTCGGACCGTTCCTGGCGAAGAACTTCGCGACAAGCGTGTCTCCGTGGATTGTCACCCTGGAGGCGCTGGCGCCGTTTCGCGCGGCGGCGTCGCGCCCGGACGGCGATTCTCCGCCGCTACCCTATCTCGATAGCGATCGGAACCGAACGTCCGGCGGCTTCGACATCGTCCTGGAAGTCCGCTTGGCCACGGCGCGTCAGCGAGAGGCCGGCCGGTTGCCTCGGCGCGTGTCGGTCACCAGCTTTCGTCACCAATATTGGACGGTGGCGCAGATGATCGCCCACCATACGGTGAACGGCTGCAATTTGCAGATCGGCGATGTGATCGGCAGCGGCACGGTTTCCGGCCCCTGCGAAGGGGAGGCAGGGGCGCTGAGCGAGCTGAGCAAGGCCGGAAGCGCTCCCGTGCCACTGGGCGCCGGCGAGGAGCGCGCCTTCCTCGAAGACGGCGACACCGTCACCTTGTCCGGCTATTGCGCGAAGGACGGTTTCGCTCGGATCGGCTTTGGTGACTGCGCCGGCGAGGTGCAGCCGGCGCCCACATTGTAGGCCGCCGGCGACGGCGGCACCGCGCGGTCGCGTGGGC
Above is a genomic segment from Methylocystis rosea containing:
- the fahA gene encoding fumarylacetoacetase — its product is MVALNHTHDPAARSWVAGANRPDGDFPIQNLPFAVFQRPDEQHHWRGGVAIGDQIVDMHALGDAALLEGSAAAAARACVSPSLNALFRLGPTAWRALRHGLFDLLKEGAPPAGRDAVAACLFPREDAIFKVAADIGDYTDFYTSLFHADNIGRAMGLELVTPNFRWMPLAYHGRASSIGVSGRPVRRPLGQAKPPGAVIPLLQACQRLDYEAELAIYIGQANAAGERVPIDEAEDKVFGIGLLNDWSARDVQVWEQAPLGPFLAKNFATSVSPWIVTLEALAPFRAAASRPDGDSPPLPYLDSDRNRTSGGFDIVLEVRLATARQREAGRLPRRVSVTSFRHQYWTVAQMIAHHTVNGCNLQIGDVIGSGTVSGPCEGEAGALSELSKAGSAPVPLGAGEERAFLEDGDTVTLSGYCAKDGFARIGFGDCAGEVQPAPTL